The Arachis ipaensis cultivar K30076 chromosome B05, Araip1.1, whole genome shotgun sequence nucleotide sequence attttGAACTCTTATAGcgctctgctcttggcaagagcggagctttgtgtgctgattgcaaatctcctttaatttggtcatgggcgacactttttaaaagtgtggcctaaggctccaaagcgtgctccaacttcaaagtgtgtcccaaagctctttttttctcctttttagcttgttttgtgctttttgcttctttttcttcttatttcctacaaaatttataaaatcaaaagatcaaggaaatataccatttaagtacaaaagcattcattattcaagcacaaatcatcaatttcttgtatgaataagcatagaaaaacatgacatggtgacatgtcatcacaacaccaaacttaaaccttgcttgtcctcaggtaagaaaaaaatcatgcaataaagattgacaatccaaggtaagaagaatagcaacttaatgttcatggtaggctagttttctaagcatgctacaatcacaaaagaaatgtaaatgattgatgcttctatctagctcaatttatgaaatcttttgcTTATAATTttcccttgaaacaagcttttgattttcttattagcttctccttttgggtgctttgccccatgatttgataacaaagctacgacttctaaatgctttgaattcaagtattaccacttgatacataagcaccacaagcatttaattagaggacttcattaagctcatttgtttcttttcttgactctctaatcattgatgctcagaaccttgagctttgagggagtgcttttgcacttgagcctagccttgacttctaagtgttttgttttcaagcatttggcttgatacataaacaccataagtacttaacaaataaattgccattggtactcaaagccttcagctttctcattctttccctttttcttttcttgcccttttttgctttttttttttcaaggttttcatgatttcaaaagaattcacaaaatgtcctagatgaaaacttcaattaaataaaatctaatgcaattgagcaacaatcaaacatactagctttccaatacttgtatgcacatgataatctcttctttaattccttgtttgtttatgatcatgatgctttattgcttttgaactcacaaaactcaagttggtagtcataatgccacagcaacatgttacaaatcaagattcaagctatgcttattcataccacacatgtaaacagaaaagatgaagacaatcatgcaatttaagtactggaaacaaatgaggaaaaaaggaactctacaaccttgtagttcatcttcattattattgtcctttttcctctattcttccaatttctcttgccaaactcagaatgcttgctcatcctcaagcaacaattagaacagtgggtatggggctaagatggatcatgagtgtctcacacaatgaaatgttagtagtacatgtgtttgaGCAAGCAAAAAATGAAGAATAACTATCAAGGcacagagacagagacattgtgattgcaaagataagaaggtgtgcacaatacattgcataaaagataagtggcacaccaaacttagtgtgacactttcacttggaattaatgcaagtatcttgtaagaattggaaccaaattttgttgcatagcaacaccaaacttaaaatgcaatcatatgtcaatttatttgaattaaaactaagcaagtgaaactgttatttgttaagtacaatcaccaagccaagaatctatcatgaataaagctctcttggtaatgtattaacaaacacagtaaataagcaaactaaaatgaaagcatttaaaaaccgaaaaatgactaaagaaagtagaatgaaaaagtgtcaaattaaaagagaaaaataaaactgcagaggcattataattatgcagacaagtagtgttgcttgaatgaattgcatagaaaataagtggcacaccaaacttaaaatcttggtgtgtcactttcatttttttgatttgatgcaatcatccaaaaagattgaaaacaatttgttgcaaggcaacaccaaacttagaatgtaaccatatgctaatttattgagtttaaacaaaacaaagaacgaaaacaaagtaGAGAAGAGAGATTATACCTACGGTTtacctgttctttactttcttcctcttcttccaatttgttaagaggaatgacctcaaggggggagaggtttcagctattgtcccctttcttggtttcctctcagcaagctttcttttgtacatggcttgattgagcttgcttgatAATGGTCCAGGgattggattgcttgtggttgacctcctcttgaatgttgtccttggtattttcgtcacaatcctcttctcggtgcttttgttaattgccttcacttccttgaattcAAGACATGGTTGCTATGTGATTTTTGGAGTGTTTTCTTCATCAACAATCTTTTGAATTGGTTGTTCCCTGAgcctttcctctttcttctttgcaCTCAACAACTGAGCTAACCttacttccatgtttttgagggacTTTTCTTGTTCTTCCCAGTACTTCTTTGTCTCCTCCGTAaatcttttgagcatggactcaagTTTTGAGAGTCTTTGGCTATTGGAAGTTTGTTTTGGTTGTGAGTCTTTGGCTATTGGACAATATCTCATGTGACTTGACTGCTCAGAATTTGCAGTTTCTTGgtaatactcccagccaccattagaataatgacttgcatcattttgtggtggtgggaagtatcccatatgattctcttgcacatcttgtgtctctgaagcaaatctccatgaattggagtgctcagaatgtgtattctcttggtgatattcccagccaccattagagattggtgatggtgggtgatatcccataaaattttgtttgaccataagatgagttgaactccatttgtattttgtaaacatcaatgaaaattgaaattgctcatatcagagatgagaatttcttagtgaggcaaaaactcgaACACCTTATTTTCAActtaaaatagaaaacaaaaataaaaaaatgcttgatctagacttctgaCCCACTTAAttattgttgatctaaatcaatccccggcattggcaccaaaaacttgatggaatattttggaaaacaaatttcaaaacacccaaaactcactggcaagtataccgggtcacatcaagtagtaaaactcacttaaagtgaggtcaatcccacagggattgatggatcaagcaactttagtgggtgattagtttagtcaagctaacattgaagtgaaattgagtgaaaatttgagaacagaatgtaaagtgcagcgAATTTAAAGTTGCAAAAATAAATGtgcagaaaattaaagtgcaagaaatgtaaattgacagaatcttaaatgacaagaaaagtaaattgcatgaaaagtaaaggggctggggtgctggaaactaaagagagcaatagatcaaacaactggaaatttaaattgcaggaagaataaattgggagcaatgtaaacagaaaagtaaaattgcagtgAATAAGAACGTAGAGcaattgcagaaaatgtaaagTTGCAAGAAATCTAAATCAAACTCACAGCAagcatcaaatgtaaagtgcagaagaacaaagagaattaaattgcatgaaagtaaattgaaagcaatgagaacagaaagcaatgggaaccaaagatcaaaagcaaactcaatgtaaattgaattttaactTGCAGCAAGAGGAAATTGTAGCAAATCTCAAACAGAACAGTAAAATTACTTGAAGaagcaaaacagaaatgaaacTCAACTTAATTGCCAAATgaagttgaagatctcaagggatcaaagagactagaaaacaagtctagatctcaattccttccttgatccaacagagaacaaattgcagaagaagtaaagatgaaaatagtaaagaaaacttCAGATGcaaatcacaattccttcaaATTATGCGGCAAGTAAACAAGAGAGAGTtgaaggtgagattgaaacagaatttcttcaattctccacccaagatttaaaacaaaagagtagagagtgcagaagtaagaacaaggaagaagagagatcaattctccttcccaattctctaaaatcaaaaaaagaaaatttaaagagaGCTCTCTACTACTATTCTCTATTGGAGCCAGCCTCTATGCTCTCTAATGAAGCTCCCCTAAtgagatggaattgatgcctttattataggctttacaaagtgaaaatgaaaatgaaatgaaaaaaaaaattaaatgaaaatcctaattctagcttgttcttgtgcctttgagtgatgatgtgggctttgcttgctttggatttgaggagaaatgggtttggttggccctGATTCAATTTGGGGAGGAATTGAATTTAAacggaattttggttgaattttggcccatgagTGTTTGCTCCCAATAGAGTGCTCTGCTCTTGTGCGGAGCGGAGCAATGAGCTTATGCTGTGTCTTGTGCGTGCACCAAGTTCCCTGGGCTGTGTCAAGTTGTGCGTGTCAAGCCTCCTTGGCCGTGTCACAATTCTACAAGGAATGAggagagtagcgctctgctcttggcaagagcgtagCATTCCTTTTGCTTGGGTGAGGTCTCaagttcaagccttggtgaaagCATTTGGGGAGCAATTTTCCTTGAATTTTGTTGAAGAGAGCACCATAATGCTCTCCACAAGAGCGGAGCATTAtgctttggagtgaggctccagcttcgaaccttggtggaagcattggctgatttttttgcttatttttggtccttaaagatgccttccacttgtgcctcaatttcatgccaaatatggattgccatatatcgttggaaagctctgaatgtcagcttttcaacgaaactagaagcacatcaatcggacatctgtagctcaagttatagccctttgaaggaggcatagtcatgttgtgagcgcccagattttaacttagcgaaaattttgcttccgAGCTCATTTTAAACTCTTATAGcgctctgctcttggcaagagcggagctttgtgtgctgattgcaaATCTCCTTCAATTTGGTCAAGGGCCACgctttttaaaagcgtggcctatggctccaaagtgtgctccaacttcaaagtgtgtcccaaagctctttttttctccttttttagcttattttgtgctttttgcttctttttcttcttatttcctacaaaatttataaaatcaaaagatcaaggaaatataccatttaagtacaaaataattcattattcaagcacaaatcatcaatttcttgtatgaataagcatagaaaaacatgacatggtgacatgtcatcagtgcgcacgcacgcatggctgagctctcctcctttgttttcttcatgctttctcccaattgcattctcctcttccattcctaccaagccattcctaccttattcttctaaaatcactcacaaataacatcaaggtatcgaatggaaggtaaatggaataaaattagtcaaaataagcacaaaagagtatgttttcacatttaagttcaAATTATGGATCAAACACAAAATTATGCttttttggtgcttaagtgtgagtttatatgatgaagtccatccaattatagccaaaatatatcatcaaatatggattcatcaattccgccacacttaaacaatagcgtgtcctcatgctaaacacatacAAAAGAGAAGGATAAAAGGGAgacaacttattgaatgcaactacctatgtgcatgcaagtatgtatatatatatatatatatatagatataaataatattatggaaTATAATGAATTCGATCGTTGTGGTCGGACTCTATTATGGATTTATGAGCACGTTCTCCATAGGGCCCTCTTATCTCTTCCTTCTTCGAGCTCGGATTATGCAAGAAGTGACCGAGAAGAAACTATCAGCAACAGCTGGGTTTATTACGGGACAGCTCATCATGTTCATATCGATCTATTATGCGCCTTTGCATCTAGCATTGGGTAGACCTCATATAATAACTGTCATACCTCTACCCTATCTTTTATTTCATTTCTTcggcaataataaaaaaaactttttgaATTATGGGGACAAGAAAAAGAATTCAATACGTAAATTTAGCATTCAAAGAATATTCTTTTCTAAtcttatttttcagttatttaacCCCCTTGTCTTACCAAGTTCCATATTAGTCAGATTAGTAAACATCTATATGTTTAGATGCAATAATAAATTGTTGTTTTTAACTAGTTTTGGAGGTTGGTTAATTGGTcacatttttttcataaaatgGATTGAATTTGTCTGGATACAACAAAATAATGTTATTAAATCTAATGAACGCATTCGCTCTAAGAAGTCCATTTTATCAGAATTTAGAACTTCTATGGCTcaactttttagtgtttttttatttcttacgTGTTTATACTATTTAGACCGAACACCCTTGCCCTTTGTTATTACAAAGAAACATTCAAAAACTAAAGAAagcagtatatatatatatatataatgtcctattgatttggtgaaagcaacaatcaaattccaagcaagtgtatagacatatagggctaGGCAAAGAAGTAACTCAAtgcaataaaaaaatctaaagaattgatttacTCAtaaaaaatgaagcaacttgcaagaatacatgataggAGGTATGGAAACATAAagttgagtgatcgaaccctcactaggtgtgtatacactctaagcaCTCGGTGTCTAGgttttaatcactcaagtctcctctaatcatgatttcaaggatttgcttttcatttaacaatcaacaagtatttgatgcatgtatgcaagtatcgtgaggtctttagaaggttgtaatggggttggggtaAGGGTAAGATGAAatttaagtatccaactcaacctatatcaatcaaatcaCAAAAAATGCATCCTTGCCatccattacttcttttcacacacattcatgccttagtttctattcaaaatacatatgcaattcttattaatttttttttcttttctttgcgataacttttgtcccatcttattactttttttttcatatatatttttttctatttcttttttttttctttttttatgacaaatacatatggttaaagcaaattgatacatgaatgttggtgcacgaaattacaatcacacttttgcaactccgcacaactaaccagcaagtgcactgggtcgtccaagtaataccttacgtgagtaagggtcgatcccacggagattttcggcttgaagcaagctatggctgtcttgtaactcttagtcaggatatcaataattctcatatttaattgtaaaaagtaaaagaacatgaaataaatacttgttatgtagtaatgaagaacaggttgaggctttgaagat carries:
- the LOC107640697 gene encoding LOW QUALITY PROTEIN: uncharacterized protein LOC107640697 (The sequence of the model RefSeq protein was modified relative to this genomic sequence to represent the inferred CDS: deleted 2 bases in 1 codon), whose amino-acid sequence is MNSIVVVGLYYGFMSTFSIGPSYLFLLRARIMQEVTEKKLSATAGFITGQLIMFISIYYAPLHLALGRPHIITVIPLPYLLFHFFGNNKKNFLNYGDKKKNSIRKFSIQRIFFSNLIFQLFNPLVLPSSILVRLVNIYMFRCNNKLLFLTSFGGWLIGHIFFIKWIEFVWIQQNNVIKSNERIRSKKSILSEFRTSMAQLFSVFLFYVFILFRPNTLALCYYKETFKN